The genomic region GATCTGGAAGAGGGTGGTTCTCTTTCTGGATCAACATACGAGAAACAAGCCCTGCATCTAAGTTAGCGGTTGAATTCTGCATACGCTCATTAAGAACCGGATGAAAATCCGCATCACGCCACTCTTGTGTGGTTAATGCATCTTCGAACAAGCGAGTTGGTGCAGAAGCCGTTAAGCGGGTGCCTTGATATACGAGTGCTTTGCTAGCGCCTCGGTCGATGCCTTCCACGGAAGACATTTTGAGCTGGCAAGGAGCATCATAACAAGCGTGACAAACTACACATCGGTTATCAATGATCGGTTTAACTTCGTTAAGAAAGTGTTGCGCTTGAGCTGAAAAAATAGGGGTTTGGCGATCACGAACTTGTTGTTCACCAAACAGCTCATCGAAGTTTAAACCCGCGTAGACGGCACAACCTGAGAACACGCTGACAAGAGATAAAATGAAGAGTTTTTTCAAATTCATACGTACTTAGATATTAGGTATTTTTTCTAATTATATCGAAAATGATTGAAAATGCTCATGTTCTGATAATTTTGTAGGCAAGATCTCTATAGGACAGAGTGATTCTGTAGGCTTAGCAGTGAGTATAGAGCCTAGCAGGATCGGCTTACTGATTAACGTAACAAACTGAGAAGGGAACTGACAGTCGCTCAAACTCCTTTATCCAGCGCCATTGGTTATCTTGTAATTTGTCGCCAGGACCTTTGACTTCAATCCAATGAAATTCACCATCCTTGAACGCAATCAAATCCGGCATCCCAGTTCGGAATAGTTTTAAATCACCCAATATCACCTTAAAGAGATCGACAACTAAGGGCTTGGGAATCGAAGCAATGCTGTGTTCGATGAGTGCTTTAGGGAAATGATTCCAATGAACAAAGGGATTAGCTATACCTTGCTTTTCATCGTAAGTATCGAGCAAATGGTTCAGTCCATGTTTGGATATCGTCTGAAACACGGCTTCAACCTGTTCGGCTCGCTTGTCTACGAAATCGGGATGGTACAAGTCCAGCGGTCGATGTTGGTAGCGATTGATAAAAGCGCCTTCTACATCAGAGAAAACGACATCCCAGAAAGCCAAACCAAACAAGCCACACAGAAAACTGTTTTCAGAAAAGTAGACATCCCAGCCTTGGTTCTCAAAATGCTGCTTTACCGCAAGCTCGACTCGCGTTTGGCTGAGGTCTAATTCCAGTTTTATCTCTTTGCAGATCGGCTTTATGGATCGTGAAACTTTGTGCCCTTGCTTCCGTAATAGCCTGTCTTCAAGCTTAATAGCGACTTCTAATTCTGATACATCTGATGGAGTAGCTTTCATTTGCGTGACAATGTCACACATTAAGTCTAACTCACCCTGTTTGTCATAGATACGCGCAAGTCGTTCTCTGCTCGGAGGAAGGACAGATTGTTTGAACCAAAAGATAGCTTGATCGTTTTGGTTGAGCCTTTCGAGATCGCGAGCAATATCATTGATCAAGCGCGCTCGTTTTCTGGCAATACTCCTGTGCTCTGATTCGGCGGGAATTGAGTTTAAAAGCCGTTCAAGAAACTCACTATCTTTGCGGTCACCTTCTGAATACAAGCGGTGAACATCGCGCATCTGGAGCAATTGGTTGAGTTGATCTCTGGAGGTGAAGAAGCGGCACTGTTTGCTTAATGGGTAGTTCTCAAAGGTATTGAGCCCAAGGTCGCTTAAAACGAACTGGCTTAAGTCTTGATAGGTATTGGCAAAGAACAGCAACAGTAATACATCGATAACTTGAGATTCGACGACGTAAATACAGTCGAAGGGGAGGCTTTGAAATTGATCAAAAGGTTGGTGTTCAAGTCGTAACAACAGCTCATCTTTCTTGGCCGTTTTGTTGCTCTTAAGGGCGGGGAATACGCTCAACAACTCTGGTTTGGTAAGCAAGTGCAACCCGATCTCGACCTCACTAATGACGAGGTCATGTTGCTCTGCAGGATGACTTAACGTAATAAAACCTGAGGTGCTTAGCTCTTGTAGTGCGCTATTTAAATCGGGAATCTCTACATAGTTGAGTTTATCGCTGCGAAACCAACAACCTCTACGCGAAAGCAAACGAACCATTAAACACTGGCTTGATACAGAAAGACGCTTGTATTCAGACAACCAACGGCGCTCATCGCCACTCAGAAGATCGGGGTAGAGTGTTTGAGCGTGTTCAATCAGTCGATTGAAGTTGTCTAGATAATAAGTCGGGGAGAGCTGAGGAGTGGTTTCTATCGTCAATGGAGAAGTCGCTTGATACAAAAAGAGCCTAACCCTAAGGTTAAGCTCTTCAGTAACAAATTCAATCTTTTCTGACGATTAAGCTTGAGATGCTTTCAGTTCAGAAACTTTAGCTTCAGAGATAGGCTTAGTGATGATTGCTAGAACAATACACACTGCCATCATAACTGCAGAGATTGTGTAAGCTAGGCCGTAACCTTCGCCGTTCGACATTGAGAAACCAACAACTGCTGCACCGATAGCGCCGCCGATACCCCATGCCGTGTAAAGCACGCCGTAGTTAGTACCGTAGTTTTTCAGGCCGTAGAACTCAGCAGTAAGTGTTGGGAATACAGCTAGAAGTGTACCGTAACCAACAGCTGCGATAGCCGTACCAATGATTAGCGTGAATTCAGAGTTGAACGTAGCGAATAGAGC from Vibrio gigantis harbors:
- a CDS encoding VRR-NUC domain-containing protein, whose product is MYQATSPLTIETTPQLSPTYYLDNFNRLIEHAQTLYPDLLSGDERRWLSEYKRLSVSSQCLMVRLLSRRGCWFRSDKLNYVEIPDLNSALQELSTSGFITLSHPAEQHDLVISEVEIGLHLLTKPELLSVFPALKSNKTAKKDELLLRLEHQPFDQFQSLPFDCIYVVESQVIDVLLLLFFANTYQDLSQFVLSDLGLNTFENYPLSKQCRFFTSRDQLNQLLQMRDVHRLYSEGDRKDSEFLERLLNSIPAESEHRSIARKRARLINDIARDLERLNQNDQAIFWFKQSVLPPSRERLARIYDKQGELDLMCDIVTQMKATPSDVSELEVAIKLEDRLLRKQGHKVSRSIKPICKEIKLELDLSQTRVELAVKQHFENQGWDVYFSENSFLCGLFGLAFWDVVFSDVEGAFINRYQHRPLDLYHPDFVDKRAEQVEAVFQTISKHGLNHLLDTYDEKQGIANPFVHWNHFPKALIEHSIASIPKPLVVDLFKVILGDLKLFRTGMPDLIAFKDGEFHWIEVKGPGDKLQDNQWRWIKEFERLSVPFSVCYVNQ